The window GGACGTAGGTGTAGCCGGGCTGGGGTTGCACCCAGTAGCCGTCCACCCAGACGTACTGCGCGCCGTTCCACTGCCAGTGGCCGTTCACCCACACCGCGCCGGAGCGGGGCGGGCGCTGCTGGACCACCACCTGACGCGGAGGCGGAGGCGCCGTGTAGACCGTGTAGGTCGGCGCGGGCTCAGCGTAGACCGTGCCGTCTTGCGTGACGTACGTCACGGTGGAGGCCGGCTGCGCGCTGGTGTAGACCGGTGCGGTCTGAGCCTGGACCACCGTGTACTGCTGTTGCGGTGGCGCCGACGAGTACGTCACCGTCGCCTGGGAGCGCGTGGTGCTGGCGTAGCAGCCGCCGAGCCCGAGCGACACCGCGACCACCCCGCCGGACAGCAGGGCATAGCCCACTTGGCCGAGGGTCGAGCGTCGCGGCCGAGGGTGAGGAGGGGTCTTGGGCGTGGGGTCGGTCATGGTGGGTGTCTCCAGTGGCGCAGTGTGAAGGCTGGTCGAGCAGCGCTGGGCATGGTGTGACCGTGGCTTCACAGGAATCATACTCACAGTACGGTTGAGGTGGGGGAGTGCAACATGTCTGCCAATCGAGTAGAGCGAGTGTCCATGAGTGGTTCGAACGATGCTCTCGGGGATACGGACGCCCAGACCCGTGAATTTCTTCTGCGCTTCGGTTTCGATGCCGAGCGCCTCGCGGAGCTGCGAGCGCGGCTGCACGCCAGCGCGGCTCGCGCGGACAACCACGTGGTCGGCGAGCTCGAGCCCGTGGACGCCGAGGCGCTGCGGGCCCTGCCGAACCCAGGCAGCGAAGAACACCGCGAGCTGACCGAGGCTGGCGAAGCTGCGATCCGCGCAGGGCGGGTGGGCGTGCTGATGCTCGCCGGGGGAATGGCGACCCGCTTCGGCGCAGTCGTGAAGGCGCTGGCCGAGGCGTATGACGGGAAGTCGTTCCTGGACCTCAAGCTGGAAGACGCCGCCCGAGTTGCGTCTCGGCTCGACGCGCGCGTCCCCGTTCTCATCATGAGCAGCTTCGCGACCGACGAGGCGCTGCGCGCGGCGCTGGGGGACACGAACGTGGCGCTCCCGATCGAAGTGTTCGCGCAAGAGGTCTCGCTGCGCCTCACCCCGGACGGCGCCCTCCACCGCGACGCGGGGGGCGCCCTGTCCCCCTACGCGACGGGGCACGGCGACCTGACCTTCGCGCTGCGCCGTAGCGGCGCGCTGCGGCGCTTCGTCGACGCCGGCGGCGAGCTGCTGCTGATGAGCAACGTGGACAACCTCGTGGCCACCCTCGACCCGGCCGTGATCGGGGCACACCTCGTGGGCGGGAAGGTGGTGACCGCCGAGGTGGCGCCCAAGGTGCCGGGCGATCAGGGGGGCATTCCGCTTTCGGTGGACGGGGTGCCACAGGTGGTCGAGGGGTTCCGCCTGCCCCCCGGCTTCGACCAGGACAGCGTGCCCGTCTTCAACACGAACACCATGGTGCTCGACGCGCGCGCCATCGATCGGGACTTCGAGCTCGACTGGTTCGTGGTGAACAAGAAGGTGGACGGCGCACCCGTCGTGCAATTCGAGAGGCTGGTGGGACAGGTCACGGCCCACCTGCCCACCCAGTTCCTACAGGTGCCGCGTGATGGGAGCCGCTGCCGCTTCGCGCCCATCAAGGTGCCCGAGGACCTCGAGCGTCAGCGCGAGCTGATCGCGGCGGTGCTCAGGGGCTGACCAGCCGGCCGTCCGAGAAGCGGTAGCGGCGAGTGGACTCCGCCCACGGCAGCAGCAGTGGCGCGATGCCGTCGTCGGCGAAGCCGCTGAAGGGCCAGGTGGTCTGATCCCAGCCGCGGGCCTCCCCGGCCGCAATGCTCAGCGTGGCGGCGCGCCCACGTGTGCGCAGCTGCACCTGGTTGACGATGCGCTCCGCGTCGCCGTGGTAGCGCGCCACCTCCACGCGCAAGATGGGCTGGATGGAGCTCCCGCTGAATTGCAGCACGGTCAGGATGTCGCGCTGGAACTCGCCCAGGTTCTGTCGGACGGTGAAGAGGATCTCGTGCTTCCCGTCCCCCGTGAGGTCGCCGGTCTGCACGGAGAGCAGCTCGGACTCCTGGCTGGCCGCCTCGAAGTAGAAGTAGCCGCGGCCGCTCTGGAAGCCCGGGCCATAGACGACGATGGCGCCGCCCAAGGCAAGGACCTGCTCGGCTTCGCGCCCCTCGGCGACGTCGGCTCGGGTGCGGAAGCGGGGGGAGACGCTGGCGCCCACGTGGCGGTCCGCGCGGACGCGCGCGAGGATCTCGTCGTCCGACATGGTGCGCGGCGGGTCGGCCGCGGGGCGCGTCACCTGCGTGGACTGGGTCTGGGGCCTCTCGACGCCTGCAGTGGGCGGGACGTAGGCGTTGGGGTTGGGCTCGCTGGCCACCATCGCGAACCCGCTGCCGGTCCACTGATAGGTGCGCAAGCGCAGGGGCGCCCACGGCAGCAGGACGCTCTGCTCGTCGCTCGCGTCACCGCGGTAGGTGGCAGGGTCCAGGCGCTCGACACCGTCGCTGCGGACGTCGATGAACGCAGCGCCACGGCGCTGGCGGCGCAGCTCGACGCGGGCGCGGGCGATGCCCTGCCGGGTACGCTCGAAGACGGGGACGCTCAGCAGCTCGTCGATGCCCTCCCCGCGCGTCCCGAGCACCACCCAGTTGGCGCGGATGCCCGCGCGGTCGCGCTCACGCAGGCGCAGGATGATCTCGGCCTTCCCGTCGCCCGTGATGTCCTCGAGGCGCGCGCGCTGCACGTCCTCTGCGCCGCGGACCCCGAGCCGCTCGAAGTCGTAGCCGCGCCCGTCGCGATAGCCCTCGCCCACGACCACCAGCGCGCTGCCGACGATGAGCACCCGCTCCTCGCGCTCGTCCCCGGCCAGGTCGCCCCAGAACTCGAAGCGGACGGGGGCGTTGGCGAGCCCTTGGTCCCGACGAAAAGCGGCGACGGCGCTCGCCGGCCCGCTGCTGGCTTGGACCTCGGGGAGCTGGGCTGGATCGGTGACGTCACTGGGCACCGAGCTGACGGTGGCCTCGACCGTCGGGTTGGTCGCCACGTCCACGTCGACGAGACGCACGGCGGCGCGCATGGCGCTGGTGCGCGCGGGGTTGGGGACGAGCGCGAGCGGGAGGTAGGCCTCGAGCTCGTAGCCGCCGGGCACGGCCGCCTCGAGGATGCGCGCGCCGCGTGCGGGGCGCGGACGACCACCGGGCTCGGCCATGAGGGCCACGGCCGCCGAGGAGCCCTCCTCGCCCGCGTACAGCCAGAACTCCACGGCCTCGAGACCGCGCTCCCCCGGTGTGGCCAACGTGAGCACCAGCACGTCCTCGCGGTTGCCGGGGCGCCGCGTGCGGATCATTCGCTCGTCGCGCACCCGGGCGGCCACGTAGAGGCCCTCGGCGTCCTGCGCCATGGCGAACTCGAAGCTGGCGTCGTCGCCGCTGCCGAACGACTGCATGGCCACCGACGACCAGTCGCGAAGGGAGCCGTCCACACGGAACGTGTTGTGGCTGGCGCGCTGGGACTGGAGCGCGGTCTGTGCGCGGGCCGGGGCGGACGGGGACACGAGAGCGAGCGCGAGCAGCGCCGCGGCGGAACGGGAGAGAGCGCGGGGGTCCATGCGGGGCGGAGCGTAGCAGCCGGGCGGTTCGCTCGACTAGCGGGGCCCGACATGGGCAACACGAGCAGCGCACCTGGCGGGCGCGCCTCCCGTTGCTCGCAGCACCCACACGTCCTCAGCGCGCCTGGCGCTACGCGACCGGCAGCCGCCGGCGGCGGCCGTCGTCCCCGTGGTAGGCCAGCTGCCCGCACGCCGCCGCGATGTCGTCCCCGCGCGTCTTGCGCACGAACGCCGACAGGCCCCGCTCGAACAGCCGCGCGCGGAACGCCGCGACCCCGTCCTCTCGTGGGGCCGCCAGCGCGCTCTCCGCGATGGGGTTCATGGGGATCAGGTTCACCTTGGCCGGCACGCCGCGCAGCAGCTTCACGAGGGCGTCCGCGTCGCGCAGGTCGTCATTCACGCCGCGAATGAGCGTGTACTCGATGGTGATGCGACGGCGCTTCGGGAGCGGGTAGCGCTTGAGGCAGGCGACCAGGTCCGCGAGCGAGTGCTTGCGGTTGACCGGCATGATCGAGGAGCGCCGCTCGTCCGTGACGGCGTGCAAGCTGATGGCGAGCTGCACCTGCCCCTCGAAGTCCCGCGCGAGGCGGTCGATCTGTGGCACCAGCCCGCTGGTGGACAGCGTCACGCGGCGCTTGCCCAGCGCCAGGCCATCCGGGTGCGTCAGCAGCACGAGCGCGCGGGCGACGTTCTCGTAGTTGTGCAGGGGCTCGCCCATGCCCATGAGCACGATGTTGCGTAGGTGCTCGCGTTCCGTGGTCAGGCTGCGCCCCAGCAGCACCTGGCTCACGATCTCGGCGGCGCTCATGTGGCGCTTGAGCCCCATGACGCCCGACGCGCAGAACACGCAGCCCATGGCGCACCCCACCTGGCTCGAGATGCACTGCGTCACGACGGCGCCCGGCACCCAGGCAGGGCCGCCCTCCCCCGCGCCACTGACCTCGTCGTCGCCCTCCGCGTCGGGGTCGGCCTTCTCCAGCTGGGGGATGAGCACCGTCTCCACCTCCGACCCGTCGCCCATGCGCACCAGCAGCTTGCGCGTTCCGTCGCCGGACGGGTGCAGATGCGACACCGTCAGCGGCAACGCGAGCCCCTCTTCGCGCAGCCGCACCCGCAGCGACTTGGGCAGGTTGGTCATGGCGTCCGGGTCCAGCACGCCGCGCTGGTGGATCCACTGGAACACCTGTAGGCCTCGGTAGCGCGGCTCACCCCATGCGCCGAGCACCTCGGCCCACTCCTCGGGCAGACGCTCGAGGGGGTGCTGGGCGGGCACCAGGTCGGGGATGGGCAGGCTCATGCGCGTCGGGATGGCAGACGGCAGGCCCGGGGGCAACCTCCGCACGCCTGGGTCGAGGTCCCTCGGACCGCGGGCACGACTCAGACGCGTGTCGCAGTCCCGGTCGTCGGCGGCGCCTTGCCCGGGAGCACCAGGGCACACCCCAGCGCGCCCACGAGGGCGACGCCGAAGCACGTCAGCGCGCTCGTGTGGTCGTGGGCTGCTACGGCGCCCGTCGCGTCGTCGTGCAGCACGAGGCCCAGGAGGACGATGCCGAGAACACCTCCCAGGTAGCGGAGCGTCGCGAGCAAGGCGCCCGCCACGCCGCTCGACTCGCGCGGCGACGCCGTCATCGCGGAGGCCTGTGAAGGGGAAGACGACAGGCCCAGTCCGAGCCCGAGGCAGACCAGGCCGGGGATCAAGCGCGTGGTCTGGTCGACCGGCGTGACGAACAAGACGCCGAGCCCCGCGAGCGTGGAGAGGCACCCGGAGACCGCGATGGGTCGCGCGCCGAAGTGATCGGCCAACCTCCCCGCGATGGGAGACGCCACCACCATCGACACCATCAGCGCTCCCAGCAGCGGCCCGGGGTCCACCGGCTCGGGGCGGTCCAGCTTGCCGAGCATGATGGGCAGCTCGAACAGCAGCGCGTACATGGCGAGGTTCTGGAGCGCGACGACCATCCCCCCCGCCACGAACACGGGGCGCGTCAGGAGCGAGAGGTCCACGACGGGCTCGGGGTGGCGTCGCTCCCAGACGTAGAAGGCCATCACCCCGGCCCCACCGGCTGCGAGTGTGCCCCAGCGCAGAGCGCCCTCGAGGCGCGCGCCCACGACCACCGCGGTGAGCGCGGCGCCGAGCAACAACGAGCCGACACCGTCGAAGCGGAACCCGCGCAGTGAAGGCGAGGGGCCGTGGGGCGAGTGGCCGACGCGCGCCAAGCCTGCCGCGACGGGGAGGACGGCCAGGTTCACGAGGAAGGTCGCGCGCCAGCCGAAGTGCCCGGCGATGAAGCCACCGAGCGGGGGGCCGATGGCGGCCGACAACGCCATCGCGGACCCGAACATGCCGAACGCGCGACCGCGCTTGTCGGGAGGCAGCTCGAGGCGCAAGAGAGCGCTGGCGCTGGGGACGATGAGCGCGCCCCCGCTCGCCATGACCACGCGCGCGAGGCCCAGCCAGTTCTCCGAAGGGGCGATGAACGCCCCCAGCGAGCCCAGCAGGAACGCGAGCTGCCCGAGCCCGAGCGCGTGGCGGTGCCCGAGTCGGTCGCCGAGCTTCCCGCCGGGCGCCTGCATCACGATGCTGGTGATGAGGTAGCTCGTGACCAGCAGCTGGGTGAGGTAGGCGTCACCCGTATCGAACTCGCGACCGATGGGCGTCAGGACGACGCTCAGCATGGTGCTGTTGAGCGGTGACAACATGGCCGACAGCGCGAGCGCCGCGACGAGCGCACGGGGGAAGGCCCGCTCCGGTGCGTCGACCATCGCGTCAGCCACGGGTGATCGCGCGCCGCTGGAGGAGGTGCAGTAAGCCGTCCGCGAAGGCGAACTCGAGGTCCTGGGTGCCCCCGAAGACCTCCTCGCAGACCGATGTGAGCCCGTCGAGCGAGCGCAGCTGCTCGTCGCTCAGGCACAGCTGGGTCACGCGGTCACCCGCCACGTCGACCTCTTCGGTTCCCCCCGCGTCCGACCAACGGATCATGAGGTCCTTGTCGCCCGCGACGCGCTCGAGGACGTGGCCCCCACGCGCAACGCGAAACCGGTCGGGGGTCACGAGACCCTGAACCACCACCTCGCCGAGTCCCCACGCGGCCTCGATGACGCGCACGTCGGCGCCCGTGACGGGGTCGCGGCTGAACAGGACCCCGGCCGCATCGGCTCGGACGAGGCGCTGCACGACCACGCCCATGCAGCACGCGGCGTCGAGGCCCAGCTTCTCGCGGTAGGCCAACGCGGCTGGGGTCCCGGCCGAGTCGTAGACCTCGCGCAGCGCAGCGCGCATCCCATCGACGCTGCGCACCCCCAACACCGTGGCGTGCTGCCCGGCGAAGCTCGCGTCCGCGGCGTCCTCCCCCACCGCGCTCGAGCGGACGGCGACCAACCCGCCGAGCGCGTGGAGCATGTGCTCGAGGGCGGCGTCGCACGCGGGCGACGAGAAGTGCGCAGCCGCGTCGCCCGCGAGCGCGAAGCCTTGGGGAACGGGCAGCCCAGCGCGCGCCGCGGCACCGCACTGGACGGCCTTGCCGCCGAAGCGGCGCTCCTCGCGCGCATCTTCGAGCGGGACGTAGGGGTCGTTCGTCGTGGTCATGGGGGGATGCGGCTCGGGAGGTCAGTTGGGCTCGGACAGCAGGATGACCTCTCCCTTGGTCCCGTCCACCCGTACCCGCGCGCCGTCGGGGATGAGCGTGGTGGCCTCCTTGGTGCCGACCACCCCGGGGATGCCGTACTCCCGAGCGACGATGGCCGCATGACAGAGCTGCCCGCCGCGGTCCGTCACGATGGCCCCCAGGAGCGGGAGGACCACGTTGAAGTACGGGGCGGTCGCGCGGGTGACGAGCACGTCGCCCTGCTGCAGCCGGTCGAACTCGGAGGGGCTCGAGATGAGCCGCGCCGTGCCCTCGTAGACCCCCTCGTTCACGGAGAGGCCTCGCACGACGGTCGCGGTGGAGGTGGTCTCCGCTTCCTTGAACAGGTTTTGGATCACGATGTCCACCGCGCGCGCCGCACGACGGGCAGCTGGAGGGAAGACGCTCGGGTCGGGCGGCGGCGCGGGGACACCCCCGAGCGTGGGCGGCACGTCGGCGACGCTGTTGTTCGTGCGCCACGTGACGCGCGCGGCGACGTCGTCAGCGGTAGGACCTGCGTTGCCTGACAGCAGGGCAATGGCCTCGTCGAGGGCGAGATCCACGGCGTGATCGGGCGCATGCAGCGAGCCGCGCGCGACGAGTCGGCGGCCCACCTCGAGCACCGCGCGCCTCCCGATGCCGAGCGCGAAGCCGTCCGCGTAGATGCCTCGCTCGTCGCGCAGGCGGTTGATGTGGCGGGCCTCGGCGAGCAGCTCGTCGAAGTGGGCGCGGTGAGCCTCGGGCACCTTGGCGCGAATCGACGCGAGCTTGGCCGCCGCGTCCCCGGCCCCGTCGCCGACCGCGTCACCGCGCACGGCGGCGCGCACGGCGCCGACCAGCATCTCGGGCAGCTCCCCCGCCGCCTTCGAGGAGATCTCGTAGCTCAACGCGCGATGGCGAATGCCCTCGAAGAACTCTCGCGCGGCAGCCCCCGTGGCTCCGCTCAGGGCGCAGAGGGCGTCGACCACCTGCGCGGCGTCTTTCCCGGCGAGCACGTCGCGCCCCTCCTCGTCGGCCCGCAGCGCGCTCGCCAGCGCGTCGAGCTCCCCTGCGAGGATGCCTCTCGAGATGGGGGTGGTGCCACGCAGCATCGCCAAGATCGCGCCGGGCGCCTCGCCCGTCCAGTCGGACACGTGCATGAGCAGGTCGCCCACCGGCAAGATGCAGGTGACCGTGTAGTGATGGTGGAGCGCCACCATCTCCGCCACGTGGTCCACGACCGCGGCGAGGTGCTGCGAGAGCGCGTCATCGGAGAGCGTCGTCAGGTCGATGGCCAGCAACGCTTGGTGCTTGGCCAAGGCGGCGGGTTTGTCCTGCTCGTCCCAGCGCGCGAGGTCCTGACGCCAGAGCTTGTCGGCGAACGCTCGCTCCGTGGTGCGGATGCGGGCGCGCATGCCCGGGTGGAGCCGCGTCAGCAGCCACAGCACGGGGCCGGGCGGCGGGCCCTTCGCGCCCTTGGGTGCGCCGAACGCCACTGGCTGCTGGTACCAGAACCCGTTCACGAACGCCGTGTCGAAGTGGCTCAGCAGGAGCCCATAGCGCGCGGAGCTCGCGGCGAAGCCCTGCTTGAACGCCTCCTGCACGCGCTCCCGTCCGAAGTATGGAAGCGGCTTCGGGAAGTGCGCCGTCTCGGCTTCCCACGGCCCCGGTCCAGGTGCTTCCCAACGCAGCTCTCGAGTCATCGGCAACGCGCTCCCGAAAAAGATGACGATTCCGTCGCTCGCCGTGCATCACCCATGGCGGCGGTCGAACGTATCATGAGTGCGCCATCACGGACGGCCCGAAAGTGTCGAACTCGTGACCCATGCGGCATCCGGGAGTCTTTCGAGGGCGCGCACGTCACGGCTGGGTCGGCGGGAGCGCCGCGGGGTTGGGTCGAAAGGGGCTTGCGGCCACGGTGTCCGGGCCGAGGATGGGCGGATGTCGCTCAAAGGCACAGCCAAGGAGACGCTCGCGATCCTCGAGCGCGGCGAACTCGAACGGGCCGACGGCGCGCGGGTGTCGTTCGCGCGCGAGCTGCTCGCGTCGGTGAACGGTACGGAACACCTGACCCCGGCCGCGCTCGACCGCTGGCTCGCGGGTCCACCGTCTCGCGGCACGGGCGTGATGGACGTGCAGGTCACACCGGAGTCGACGCAGGTCGCGGCGCACCGTCTGGTGCATGGTGAGGGCGTCGCCGACCTCGTCCTGCTGAACTTCGCGTCGGCCAAGAACGCGGGCGGTGGGTTCCTGAACGGCGCGAAGGCGCAAGAGGAAGACCTCGCGCGGTGCTCTGCGCTCTATCCGTGTCTGCGCGCCGCGCCGGGGTACTACACGGCGAACCGCAACCCCGCCGTGTCGATGCTCTACACGGACCACATGATCTACTCCCCGCGCGTCCCGTTCTTTCGCGTGCGGAGCCGGGAGTTGCTGGACCACGTGTTCCTGGCGTCGGTCATCACGGCGCCCGCCCCCAACGCAGGCCAGCACCGCCGCCGAGAAGGCACCGAGGTCGAGATCGAGGCCGCGCTGAGGCGGCGGGCGGGGCTCGTCCTCGCCTTGGCGGAGGCTCGAGGGCATCGCTCGCTGCTGCTCGGCGCGTGGGGCTGCGGCGTCTTCCAGAACCGTGCCGCGCTGGTGGCCGACGCGTTCGGGACTTGGCTCGAGAGTGAGCGCTTCGCCCGGTCGTTCGCGCGCGTGTGTTTCGCGGTGCTCGACAAGCCGGGAGACACCCGCGCCGCGTTCGAGCAGCGCTTCGCGCGCCACGCGGGCTGAGGAGCCCGCGCTCGACGGATTGGTGTAGGGTCGCCCCCGACACCACACCCGAGATGGGAGCGAGCCATGAGTGAACAGCCGACCTCCGTGACGATCCGAGAAGCCCAAGAGGACGACGTGGTGGCCATCGCTGGCCTCTACCGGGCCTGCTACGGGGATGACTATCCGTTCGTGGAGTTCTACGATCACGCGTGGATCAAGCGTGGTGTGTACGACTCGGGGATCCGCTGGTACGTGGCGGTCGCCGACGACCTCGGGGGGCGACTGCTGGGCTCCGCGGCCATCATGCTCAACGCAGGCGATGCCGACGACCAGGTGAGCGAGATCGGCCGCTTGGTGGTGCACCCCGACGGGCGCGGGCGCGACCTGGCCACGCAGCTGGTGGAGCGGGTGGTGAGGGACGCCGACGAGCTGAGCGACTTCGCCTTCGCGGAGTGCCGCAGCGCCCACGCCGGCTCGCAGGTCATCTTCCATCGGCTGGGCTTTCACGTGGTGGGCGCGGAGCCGCTGGCGTACGAGCTGGGCGCCTACGAGACGGTGTTCTTCGTCTGCCGCCTGAGCGAGGGGGCACGCGTGCTGCGGCGAGGTGCGCCGCTGGTGGCCCCCGAGGTCTACGAGCTGGCGTGCCACGCGCTCCACAACTGCGGCATCGAGGTGGACGTGCGGGTGTCCCCCGACGCGCGCCCTCACCCGGTGGAGCGTGAGCGCGACGACCTGGTGCTGGAGGACATGCAGAGCCGCCAGCACTACCGCCTGCTGCGCATGGGACGGCAGCACTTCCTCGACCCCGACGTGTTCGGCTCGTTCCGCCTGGAGCACGGCAACCTCAAGCTCAAGCAGCACGCCGCACGCTACCTGGTGCTGCGCTCGGGCGAGGCCGTCGTGGCGGGCATCGGCTTCACGTGGGACGACGTGGACCGCAAGGTCAAAGTCTTCGAGCTGGTCGCCGCCGACGCACGCTACAAGGGCACGCTCCTCGAGCGTGCCATCGCGCACATCGAGGCCGAGCTGGACCCGCGCTACATCGCGCTCGACGTGAACGCGCACGCCACGGCCACCCAGGCCAGCCTGGTGCGCTTGGGGTTCGCGCCCTGCGTGTACGCGCCGTCGATGGTGTACGTGATGGGCGAGCGCTTCGACGTGGTGAAGATGGTGAAGCTGCGGCAAGAGCCGCGCCTCGACCACTGGGTGGTGATCGACGCCATGCGGCGCGCCGCCGTGCTGGTGAAAGACGCCGTCTGGGACACCGCGCGCGGCTCCACGGTGGACCGCATCACGCGCGAGCTCTCGCTCTTTCGCGGGCTGCGCGACGCGGACGTGCGCACATTGGGCGCGCGCTGCCGCGAGTTGAGCTACGCGCCCGGCGAGGTGGTGTTCGGCGAGGGGACCCAGGAGCAGGCCTTGTTCGTGGTCATCGAGGGCGCGGTGCAGATCGAGAGGCGCGCCGAGGACGGGTCTGCGGAGCCCGTGGCGACCATCGGCGAGCGTGGCGTGTTCGGCGAGATGGCCTTGGTGGAGCAGCTGCCGCGCAGCGCCACGGCGCGCGCCACGGCCCCCAGCCGCCTGCTGGTGCTGTCTCCTCGGGACTTCGACGCGTTCGTGCAAGAACGCCCAGAGGCGGGGGTCGTCGTGCTCCGCAACCTGGCGGTGGTGCTGAGCGAGCGCCTGCGCAAGGCGTCCGTCGCACCGCCAGCGGGCTGAAGCGCGAGCATCCATGGACCCCTCGACCAGCTGCTGCGTGCGCGGCGCTGCGAGCGGGGGGGCGTCGGTGCCGGGGCGCCACTGGACGCGGCAGCTAGGCGCGTCATCCTTGGGCCCATGGCCGACGCCCGCCGCCTCGAGAAGCTCCTCTATCGCAGCATGAAAGCGACCTGCGAGCAGTACGAGCTGCTCGCGCCGGGAGACCGCGTGATGGTGGCCATCAGCGGCGGGAAGGACAGCTACACGCTGCTGCACCTGCTGCACTTGCTGAAGCCGCGCCTGCCCTTCCCCATCGAGCTCGTCGCCGTGCACCTCGACCAGGTGCAGCCCGGCTACGACGGAGCGCCTCTCGAGGCCTGGCTCGCGGACAGCGGGTACCCGTACGAGATCCTGCGCGAGGACACGTACACGGTGGTGACCGACCGGCTGGACTCGTCACGCACGTACTGCTCGCTGTGCTCGCGCCTGCGCCGCGGCATCCTGTACACGGCGGCCGAGCGCCTCGGGTGCAACAAGATAGCGCTCGGGCACCACCGCGACGACGCGCTCGAGACCTTCCTGATGAACACGTTCTTCAGCGGGAAGCTGCAGGCGATGCCCGCGCAGTACACCACGGACGA is drawn from Sandaracinaceae bacterium and contains these coding sequences:
- a CDS encoding GNAT family N-acetyltransferase; this encodes MSEQPTSVTIREAQEDDVVAIAGLYRACYGDDYPFVEFYDHAWIKRGVYDSGIRWYVAVADDLGGRLLGSAAIMLNAGDADDQVSEIGRLVVHPDGRGRDLATQLVERVVRDADELSDFAFAECRSAHAGSQVIFHRLGFHVVGAEPLAYELGAYETVFFVCRLSEGARVLRRGAPLVAPEVYELACHALHNCGIEVDVRVSPDARPHPVERERDDLVLEDMQSRQHYRLLRMGRQHFLDPDVFGSFRLEHGNLKLKQHAARYLVLRSGEAVVAGIGFTWDDVDRKVKVFELVAADARYKGTLLERAIAHIEAELDPRYIALDVNAHATATQASLVRLGFAPCVYAPSMVYVMGERFDVVKMVKLRQEPRLDHWVVIDAMRRAAVLVKDAVWDTARGSTVDRITRELSLFRGLRDADVRTLGARCRELSYAPGEVVFGEGTQEQALFVVIEGAVQIERRAEDGSAEPVATIGERGVFGEMALVEQLPRSATARATAPSRLLVLSPRDFDAFVQERPEAGVVVLRNLAVVLSERLRKASVAPPAG
- a CDS encoding UTP--glucose-1-phosphate uridylyltransferase, which translates into the protein MSGSNDALGDTDAQTREFLLRFGFDAERLAELRARLHASAARADNHVVGELEPVDAEALRALPNPGSEEHRELTEAGEAAIRAGRVGVLMLAGGMATRFGAVVKALAEAYDGKSFLDLKLEDAARVASRLDARVPVLIMSSFATDEALRAALGDTNVALPIEVFAQEVSLRLTPDGALHRDAGGALSPYATGHGDLTFALRRSGALRRFVDAGGELLLMSNVDNLVATLDPAVIGAHLVGGKVVTAEVAPKVPGDQGGIPLSVDGVPQVVEGFRLPPGFDQDSVPVFNTNTMVLDARAIDRDFELDWFVVNKKVDGAPVVQFERLVGQVTAHLPTQFLQVPRDGSRCRFAPIKVPEDLERQRELIAAVLRG
- the rlmN gene encoding 23S rRNA (adenine(2503)-C(2))-methyltransferase RlmN, with the translated sequence MSLPIPDLVPAQHPLERLPEEWAEVLGAWGEPRYRGLQVFQWIHQRGVLDPDAMTNLPKSLRVRLREEGLALPLTVSHLHPSGDGTRKLLVRMGDGSEVETVLIPQLEKADPDAEGDDEVSGAGEGGPAWVPGAVVTQCISSQVGCAMGCVFCASGVMGLKRHMSAAEIVSQVLLGRSLTTEREHLRNIVLMGMGEPLHNYENVARALVLLTHPDGLALGKRRVTLSTSGLVPQIDRLARDFEGQVQLAISLHAVTDERRSSIMPVNRKHSLADLVACLKRYPLPKRRRITIEYTLIRGVNDDLRDADALVKLLRGVPAKVNLIPMNPIAESALAAPREDGVAAFRARLFERGLSAFVRKTRGDDIAAACGQLAYHGDDGRRRRLPVA
- a CDS encoding TIGR02452 family protein, producing MSLKGTAKETLAILERGELERADGARVSFARELLASVNGTEHLTPAALDRWLAGPPSRGTGVMDVQVTPESTQVAAHRLVHGEGVADLVLLNFASAKNAGGGFLNGAKAQEEDLARCSALYPCLRAAPGYYTANRNPAVSMLYTDHMIYSPRVPFFRVRSRELLDHVFLASVITAPAPNAGQHRRREGTEVEIEAALRRRAGLVLALAEARGHRSLLLGAWGCGVFQNRAALVADAFGTWLESERFARSFARVCFAVLDKPGDTRAAFEQRFARHAG
- the ttcA gene encoding tRNA 2-thiocytidine(32) synthetase TtcA produces the protein MADARRLEKLLYRSMKATCEQYELLAPGDRVMVAISGGKDSYTLLHLLHLLKPRLPFPIELVAVHLDQVQPGYDGAPLEAWLADSGYPYEILREDTYTVVTDRLDSSRTYCSLCSRLRRGILYTAAERLGCNKIALGHHRDDALETFLMNTFFSGKLQAMPAQYTTDDGRFQVIRPLIECAEARIAEFAAEQAFPILPCNLCGSQDGLQREQMKELLSAMEAKHPDVRNVMLQSLRNVRPTHLLDRDVQAAWAVRPAGIRPDAEPLATVRHAEAKPRLTVLRD
- a CDS encoding PEP/pyruvate-binding domain-containing protein, with the translated sequence MTTTNDPYVPLEDAREERRFGGKAVQCGAAARAGLPVPQGFALAGDAAAHFSSPACDAALEHMLHALGGLVAVRSSAVGEDAADASFAGQHATVLGVRSVDGMRAALREVYDSAGTPAALAYREKLGLDAACCMGVVVQRLVRADAAGVLFSRDPVTGADVRVIEAAWGLGEVVVQGLVTPDRFRVARGGHVLERVAGDKDLMIRWSDAGGTEEVDVAGDRVTQLCLSDEQLRSLDGLTSVCEEVFGGTQDLEFAFADGLLHLLQRRAITRG
- a CDS encoding MFS transporter, coding for MVDAPERAFPRALVAALALSAMLSPLNSTMLSVVLTPIGREFDTGDAYLTQLLVTSYLITSIVMQAPGGKLGDRLGHRHALGLGQLAFLLGSLGAFIAPSENWLGLARVVMASGGALIVPSASALLRLELPPDKRGRAFGMFGSAMALSAAIGPPLGGFIAGHFGWRATFLVNLAVLPVAAGLARVGHSPHGPSPSLRGFRFDGVGSLLLGAALTAVVVGARLEGALRWGTLAAGGAGVMAFYVWERRHPEPVVDLSLLTRPVFVAGGMVVALQNLAMYALLFELPIMLGKLDRPEPVDPGPLLGALMVSMVVASPIAGRLADHFGARPIAVSGCLSTLAGLGVLFVTPVDQTTRLIPGLVCLGLGLGLSSSPSQASAMTASPRESSGVAGALLATLRYLGGVLGIVLLGLVLHDDATGAVAAHDHTSALTCFGVALVGALGCALVLPGKAPPTTGTATRV